CAGTTGATTGGCGGCGCCGAACATCGGCCAGATGGTCGAAATGCTGCCCGTCCCGATCAGGTAGGCCCACGAGCCCACCACAAAGGCACTGCTCAATAACACGCCCGGCCACCAGTTCATTTGTCGACACGGCGCATAGATGCGCCCGGCCATTTCCTGGATCAGATATCGCGCCACACGGGTCCCCGTATCGATCGTCGTCAGAATGAACAGCGCCTCGAACACCAGGGCGAATTGATACCAATAGGCCATCAACCCGGTCATGCCCGGCAGCGCCGAAAAGATGGAGGCCATGCCCACCGCCAGAGACACCGCCCCGCCCGGCCGTCCCGCCACATTCACCTCAACCAACTGCGACAACTCCGCGATGCGGGAAGGCGCAAAACCCATTGCCGTCAATGTCTCCGCCGACAACATGGTGTTGATCGCCAGGTAATCGCCGGGGATCAGCACCGACGCCGCAATCAGCGCCATCACCCCGACAAAGCTTTCCAGCAGCATCGCCGCATAGCCCACCACGGCCTGCGACTCCTGCTCAATCATCTTCGGAGTCGTGCCGGAGGACACCAACGAATGAAAGCCGGACACGGCCCCGCAGGCAATCGTAATAAAGAGAAACGGAAACAACGTGCCGGGAATAATCGGCCCGCCGCCATGGGCGAAGGCGGTCACACGCGGCATCTCGATCGTCGGCGCCATGAGGATCACCCCGAAACCGAGCAAAAACACCACGCCGAGCTTCATGAAGGTGGACAGATAGCCACGCGGCACCAACAGCATCCAGCCGGGCAACACCGAAGCCAGGAAACCATACCCGGCCAGCAACCAGACCAGCGCCGGCTTCTCGAACTCGAAGAGCCAGGCAAGAGACGACTGCCCCACCACACGCCCGAAGAGCACCGCCGCCACCAACAGCACCACCCCGATCACCGACACTTCAGCCACCGCGCCGGGGCGGAACTTCTGGAGATAGAAACCCATGATGAATCCGATGGGAATCGTCATGGCGATGGTGAACGTGCCCCAGGCATTGTGGTACAGCGCATTCACCACCGCGAAACCCAGCCCCGCCAACGCCACGACGACAATAAAAAGCACCGCCACCGCCGTCGCAGTCCCTGTGATGGAACCGAGTTCGTCATGGGCAATTTCAGGCAGTGAGCGGCCGTTGCGCCGCATCGAGGCGACCAGGATGATAAAATCCTGTACCGCCCCCGCCAGCACCGCGCCGATCACGAGCCAGAGAAAACCCGGGAGAAACCCGAACTGCGCCGCCAACACCGGTCCCAGTAACGGCCCGGCCCCGGCAATCGCCGCAAAGTGATGGCCGAACAACACGACCCGGTTGGTGGGGTGGAAATTGACGCCGTCATTCAAGCGCACGGCCGGGGTCAGACGAGCATCGTCCAGTTGCACCACGCGACGCGCCAACCAACGACCATAAAACCGATAGGCCAACACATAGATACAGGCTGCGGCCACCACGAGCCATAACCCGTTCACTTTTTCGTGGGGATTCACCAAGCCGGTGACATGGGCCAATGCCACGGCACCTAGAACAGAGAGGAGCGCCCAGAGCAGACGATACGCCATTTTCATGCGCGGCATCCTAGCATAAACGGCAGGAGATGGGAGCGACGCGGACCCAACCCGCATCGCTCAAAAGCTCGGAGGCGAAGAGGCGCAGCGTCATGCTGAAGGGCAAGGTGCGGGACGACTTTGTTATACTGCTTACACCATGCCGCCCGACATGCCTTTACAGCCGTCCGGGAGAGAACGCCGCGAATTTTATCGCATCACCGTCCTCCTGCCCATCTGCATTCAGCTTGAGACGGACGACGCGGAGGGTGAATTCACTGAGAAATCCGTCAACCTCAGTGGCGGCGGGATCGGCGTGACGGTCACGACACTCTACAAATCCGGGGAAATTCTTTCCGTCACACTCCTCCTGCCCGACCAGGTTCCCTTCAAATCCTCTATCGAGGTGTTGCGCCTTGATCCCCTTCCAATCCCGGGTGGTGCACACCGCCTCCACGCCCGCTTCATTAGGATGACCAGTCAAAACCGGGAGTTGCTGATCAGGTACATCGTGCGTTTTCAGCGCGACCACTTGCAGGAACACTATTCCGTCTGAAGCATCGAGAAGACTGTGCGCCCGGCAGTCTCCTCGCTTGGTCGCAGAGCTGTTCATCGGGAGTACCGCTCGCCCGGACTCGGGCAACATTTCGACGCGTACCGGTTTGCTTACGACACCTCCTGCGGGTGATCATGTCCCCATGCGTGGACTGAAATGGTTTCTCGGTGTGTTGGTGGCGCTGGCAACAATCGGCGCCCTGTATCAAATCGTCGGCATGATGCTCGATCGGAAGCAGCATCCTCCCATCGGCCGGCTGATCGACATCGGCGGTCACCGGCTCCATCTCTACTGCATGGGTCAGGGCAGTCCGACGGTTGTGCTGGAGGCAGCCGCGCCCGGCTGGTCGCTCTACTGGAGCACGGTGCAACCGGAAGTGGCACGCATGACCCGCGTCTGCGCCTATGATCGCGCCGGCCTCGGTTGGAGTGAGCGCGGCCCGTTGCCCCGCACCGGCCGTCGGTTGGCGCACGAACTGCACCAGTTGCTGACTCGCGCCGGCGTCCCGGGCCCCTACATTCTCGTAGGCCATTCGCTCGGTGGCTTCATCACCCGGCTCTACCGCGAAGAACATCCCCGGGATGTCGTCGGCATGGTGCTGGTCGATGCGGGGCATGAATCGGAGATGCGCCAGGCGGAGTTCCGATCCTTCGCCAATGCCGGCAAATCGATGCTCCCCGTCATTCGCGCCATGACCATGCTGGGCATTCCACGCCTGATGGCCTCGTATGACCAACTGCCGCCGCTGTTGACCGGACAGGAAGAGAAGGTACCCGCGGAGATTCGACCGATGCTACGTGCAGGCTGGCTGAGGACCGGCTATTTCGCCACGTTGACCGATGAAAGCGATGCGCTGATTGAAACGCTGGAACAGGTGCGCCACACCGGCTCACTCGGCGATCTTCCGTTGGTCGTCATCACCGCAACCGGCCCCCTGTGGTGGCCGGATATGCCAGGCCAGGTGAACCCGACCAAGTTCAGGAAAATGTGGCTGGATCTGCAGCAGGAGCTAACCAAGCTTTCCTCCAACAGCCGCCAGGTGTTTGCCGACCAGAGCGGTCATTTCGTTCAATTCGACCAGCCGACGCTCGTCACGCATGCCGTGCGCCAACTGATCGATCGCGAGCGGAGTTCCCCTCGCCAGCCCAGAGGTGCCTTCCCCACAGATAAGTGACATCCGAGGGGAAGGCATCGGGACGCTCCTTTTCTGATCGGGCATGTTAAGCGAGCGATCAAGCCGCCTTGGGCAACTGCATTTCGCCATACGCATTCATCGGAACCGACGGCTGCTGAGAGGTGGACACGGTGCTGGACTCGGAAGACAACGTCCAGAGTCCCATCGATAGCACCGCGATCGCGCCTAACACCGTCAGCCCGGCATCAAGAACCAGACTCAAATCCATCATCGTGTTCACCTCCTTTCTGTTCATTTTAAGTACTACTCCTTTTTAATAGGCCTCTTATCAGAACAGGCCGTGTGACCATGGGGTCACTGGGCGAACTTGGTAGTGCTCTTCCCTCCGCTCGTCCCACCCCTTGGCTTGTCCCGTCCGCCACCAGTCTCGCAGGCGGGCAAGGGAGATCGCGCCCTGCCGACCATCCATACCACGCCGTGAACGGCCGCCTATACATCGCCAGCTCTTCACTATGTCTCCATAGTTCATATGTACCCTCCTTTCGCATCTCGCCCGCCACAGTCCCGAGTAACCCCGGCATAGATCGCCGGGGAGGGGAAAGAGGCCTCGCCGATCGTGGGAATCGGTGAGGCCTCCAGGAAAAACCGGTTATTCCGAGGAAGGCAGGAGAGGAATACGGTGTGGAGATCCGTGCTCTTCGCATGCCTTCAGCACGAGACCGTGGGACGATTAGGTCCCTTCGATCATGATCCGTCGACTCTTCGCTTCTTCCCGTTTGGGGAACGTCACGGTCAACAAGCCGTTCTTCTGCACAGCCGACGCTTTCTCGGAATCAATGTAGGTCGGCAACCGGAAGAGCCGCATAAATCGACCATCGCCAATCTCTTTGACATGAACGGTTCTGGCCGATTCGGATTGTTCCTTGCGCTCGCCTTTGATGGAAAGCACGTGCTTGGCCACCTCGAGCGAGACGTCTTGCGGCTCCCACCCTGGGAGCGCCACCTGCACATAAAATCCGTTGTCATCTTCCCAAGCATTACTGGCCGGAGCCCACGCTATTCCGCTTACGCCGAACGCGCTCACCGCATCCTCCAGTAACCGATCGATTTGTCGGTCGAAGGAGTCTTGCCCGATAGGTGCTACCAATGCTGCATGATAACTGGTCATACCGTCCTCCTCCTCTCTCTTGAGAGGTCAGTCTAATGGTTGATGTGAGTTGGTTTGGATGGATCGCTGGGTCGAAGCAGAAGCGGGGCATTCACCGCCGCCGTTGCTTCTCCAGACTGGGATTGCCTCCCATCCATCCGGTTAAGCATCAGCAACGGAAAAAAATAATCCTGCCGCGGGTGAAGTCAAGGGGGAAAATTTCAAGAGATCGGAGAGCGGAAAGGACGCGGGTGGGAAGTACGGTGCCTAGGAGCGCACCGGTTCATAGATTTGATAACGCCCGATGGTGGTCACGAGTCGCACCCGGTTTTGCGCGATCAACGGCTTGTAAAATCCGGCCCATCGACCGTACTCCCCGACCACGAGATAGTCCGGCCTGCTCTCCAACGGATCGTACGTGACGGCCTTCGCCTCTCCCTGTTCGCGCCGGATGATCTCAACCAGGACGCGGGGCGGGGCATAGGTATAGGATCGCTGCAGAAATAGAAACAGTTCGCTGTCATAGGTCTCGATCACTGCCGTCGGCGGCGTAGCCGTATTCAGGTAGTGCGTCACCGCAAACAGGTCACGATCGTCCTCACGCGCGCGAAACGCATAGCGCTCCTGCACGGCAACCCACCCCATCATCACCAGGAGCATGACGACGACGACCGCCTTGATTCCCTGACTCGTCACATGCCTGCTTCGCAGGAGGCCGGTCAGAGTCCTCGCCAGGAACGCCACATCGAATCCTCTGGTGAAATCGTGAAAGAGCGCTGCCGTGAAGGGCGCCGCAAGAAACAACCCGGGCAGGGCATAGCGCGGTTCACCGGCGCTGAGAAACGCAAACCAGGCCAACCAACTCCCTGCCAGCAGCAGCAGCATGGTCTGCACCGTCTGTTCAACAGAAACCTTGGCAACGGAACCGGAAGTTCCGCGCACACGCCAGGCCGCATAGGCAAGACCGAGCGGATACTCCGGCCACGACAGGAACAGGTATCGAATCGTCTCAAGACGAATAGACGGTACGAACACCAACGCAATCGCTTCTGTCATTCCGTCTACGGGCGGATGCGGCATGATGTGGCCTGCCAACAACCAGTCCTTGGCTTCAATAAGAAGTCGACATCCACCCCATGAACCGATCAGGGCGACGGCCAGCCGGCCGACAACCGACCAATCCCCGCGAAGACTCATGAGCACCATGGTCCCGGCCATGGAGGCGACGAGAAACGGCGCGACCTGCGCCTTGGTCATCCACGCCAGCGCCCAGCATCCAATCGCAGCAACCTGCCAGAACGGCCGGTGTGTGCTCCTGAGAAAGCAGACATACCCGGCCAAGAGGGAACACAAGAGCGGCATCTCGCCCAGCACTTGTCGACCAATATACAGGGGATGGATCGACCACTTCAGAGGCACAAGGAGCAGCAGCGCCAAGGCAGCAATTGCGACTGACCGGCCATAGAGGCGACGGGCCAATGCATAGAGGAGCAGAAAGGCGACAAAGGTGTAGAGTAGTCCCACCAGTCTCGTCTGCCAGACACCGACACCGAACAGTGTAAAACTCGCCGCCACCGAGGCCACTACCGGGAAATGCGCAGCCAATGAGGGTGGCGCCGGTTCGCCGCGGAGCAGGCACCCGTAATGCCCCAGCTCGACCCATGTGCGAGCGACACAGACTGTCCAGCCTTCGTCGAACCATAACGGAGGGAAACTTTCGACATGTATCAGGCCGCTGCCGAACACGAACAAGAATAAGAATCCGGCAACCAGACCGTCTACAACCGATGAAGCGGAGTCGAGCCGTTCAACCAGGGAACCGGCCGCAGGTGAGGCAACGGCCGCCACGGAGTCGAACTCGTTAGGGCCTTCACCATGGCCGTCGTCGGGCGGCCGCGGAATGTGAGAGGCGATAGGCATAGCGGATGAAGTTCCGGAAACGGACCGGTCGTCGAAGCATCGCGGAGGACGATATCCTCCGTTCCTTCCTGTTCACGCCGAGGTCGGTTGCCCGGTGAGGGTCGGCTCCGACACTCCAACCTCCTGCCCCAGTACGGTTGCGGTTGGAATGAGAAACGGAGCGCATCGATAGACCGCCACGGTCACAGGTCCCTCGCCATGGCGCGCCAGAAGGGCGGCCCTGAGAGTCGGCCAATCTCCGAATCGCTGCGCATGGGGGAACATGGACGTTAGGTCCTGCCCATTCAAGCCTGGCGACAACACCATGAGGTGATGCTGCTTCCGGCGGATTAATTGGGCCACCGTTCTCAGTTTCTCAAGGGGCCGATCGAGATCGGCCAGGCGAAAATGGCTGAGCCGTCTGGCAATGCGCGACCAGAGCGGACTGTCTACGGGAAACAATTCATGGGTGCCCATGCCAAGAGGACAGGCGGCAATAACCACCCGGGAGACTTCTCCTGTCGCCTGCTCAACCGGCCACATTCCTCGATCCTGCGCAAACTGCCAGCTTGTGTCGAAGGGATACATGTCCGCCACCACGACCTCCGCTTCCGGACACATCGGCACGGCGTAAAGCCGTTGCGCTGCACGGACGCCTGCTTCATGCGCCTGAACGACATCCCCCGCGAACAGACCGCAGATGGCGCGGTGACGATTGAGGGTGACATTCACAATACCATCGAGCCCGACCCGCCGTGCCACGGCGATCATATCCTGCCGCAACTCCGTCTGGATGGACCCGCCGCGCTCGCGCGAACCGCGCAGATAGTCGTGCATCATCCGCGTGGTCTCCACGCCACAGACGGCCGGGAGTATGATCTTGGCGCCACCGGAAAATCCCGCTACCGGGTGGGGATAGATGCAGCCCACACCGATCTTGACCTCGCTCTCCATCACCAGTCGATTGATATGGAGCGGGATCCCGGCAGGCGATCGTCCACAATTCACCAGATCGACCCGACTGTCATGAGCCAGGACCTTCACCGCCGATGACAGCCGGGATCCGACCTTCTTGGCCCTCTCGTCGGCCAGGGCCGGCGGGTGCGTACCACCCGCCAACATCACCGTAATGTCGCGCGCGGAGATCCCCCCGCTCGTCAACTCCTCCACGAGAAGCGGAAGCAGATCGGCTCCCGGCGTCGGCCTGGTCAGATCGTCGACTACGATCACGGCATTGCGCTTGCCTCTGGCAATCTCAGACAACCTGCGTGTCCCGATGGGCCGAGAGAGGCACTCCCGCATGGCCTCCACCGTCAGCGCCGGTTCATCCCGGGGACCGATTTCGATCAGCTTCCACGACGTGGGGAAGTCGATCGTCAACTCTTCATCCCCGAACCATGCTTTCGTGCGCAACTGCATCCTGGTCATGACTTGGGCCCCATCGCCGCAGACCCGGCGCTTTGCGGAACCGCTCGGCGAGGGACAGGCCGTTTAGACATCAAACCCGTCATCAGCTCCCAGAGGAATCCGGCGGCCTGACATTTTTCTCCAAGCCAAAACACCCAGAATTGTCGCCTGGACTGAAACCCCTTCCCGTCAAATGGGCCGATGAGCTTGATCCACAGGGCCTGGAACCAGCGGGGATCTGTCCTCCGCCCCCCCTTCCCCCACAACAGGCTATCCTGCGGCACGACCCCGCTCTGATCGCAACGCATCACTAGAAAAAGCCTCGCGATACCGACTCCCCGTTGGAACGAATGACGCAAATGCTGCCCGACCGCCGCTCGCCGCAAATGCTGTACCTGGCTGGGCACGTAGACCATCCTGGCCCCTCGTTTCCGCAGTCTCCACATCAATTCCCAGTCCTCCCCGGAACCTCCGAAGCAGGGGTTGAACACGTACCCATCCTCCTGCTGACATCGCGCCAGCCACTCCCGTCGAATCATCAGATTCCCGCTGTTGCCGACCAATCCTCCGTGATCCATCTGTTCCCGTTCGGGAAAGGGATTACGGCGACGGATCGCGTCCAGCAGCGGATCGGTCTCCTGGAACGTGCCTCCCGCCGCTGCGGCATCGCAGCGATCGAGGGCCCCGACCAGCCGTTCCAGCCAATCCGCGGGTGGAATCACGTCGTCATCCGCAAACGCGATCACGTCACCCGAGGATCTGGCAATGCCCTCATTTCTGGCCCATACCACACCTCGTCGGAGTTCATCGACGACGATAACAATCTCATCCGGCGGCCTGGTCTGCCCTTCCAACGCAGTCCGGCAGAGTGCCAGCGAGTCCCGCCCCACCGTAGGCACGATGACTGAGATCTTGTGTCGATCCAACGGCATAGACCACCTAACTCCACGCTGCGGCCTTGAGGCGCAGCAACACCGGTGCGAGGTACCGGAACAGCCGTTCCCCTGTCAGGCGGAACGCGCTCGGCAGACTGCGCACCATCAGTTCGATCTCTTCGACCTGCACAAGCCCGAGCCGGAAGACCCCACCCCAGTACAGGACTGTCCCCACCACCGCCCCGACAAGAATTGAGAGCAGCGGCGGCGTCACACATACTGTCACCAGAGCGATAGCCAGGGCCGTGCCCATCGACAACAGCAGCCACCGGAACAGATGAACCTGCTCAAAGACCTGAACTCGCCGCCGATGCAGCATCCAGACATATCCCACTGCCACCAAGGCAAACGAGATGGACGTGGCCAGCGCCGCACCGGCAGCGCCCCAGAGCGGAATCAAGCCTGCACAGAGCCCCACATCCACCAGCACGATCATCCCGATGAGGCGGACCAAATGTCCCCCCTCCCCGCCTGCTTGAATAACCGGCCACAACACACGCGCCACCGCGTAACACAAAGCCCCCGGAACCAACAGACGCAATCCCAGGGCAGCATCGGCAAAACGAGGGCCGAAGTAGACCGTCACGATCTGCTCACCCAGGACCGCGACCAACAGGAGTAGGAACGTCGTCCCCACCACCACGTACCGTACCAGCCTGCCGACCAACTGGCTCACCTCATCCACCCGTTGCTCCGCCCACAGGCGCGCCGTCGCCTGCAACATGACGCCTTCGACCGCAATCGGAATGAACCACACGAATTGCGACCACTGAATCGCCGCCGCATAAAGACCTGCCTGCGCCTCGCCGGCAAGGTGCCGAACCAGAATCACATCCAACGAGCAGAGGGCCATATTCAGCACCGAAAACAGCATGGCCGGCAGCCCGAAGCGCAACAGAGGTCCTGTCACTGAGGAGACAGTCCGACCAGACTCCCGGCATTCGCCCCCGCTCAATACCTTCAGTACCGCCCTGAGACAGGCCATGGCCACAAAGAGATTAGCCGTCAATAACCCGGCAAACACGCCGGTCACGCCCAAACCGGCCGTGGCCGCCAGCACGCCCAACAGGCCTGCCGATACCACGCCGATCATGCCTGGGATCGCCGCACGCTCCTCATGTCGAAGACCGTGGAGTACACCGCGCGCATAAAACCACACCTGGTCGAACATCAACACGCCGACGATCACCAACGCGATAGGCAGGGCCGCCGTCCCGGACGGAGCAGTCGTCCCGACCACCAGGCCCACCACGACACTCACCGACAGCAGGCCTACCGCATTGATCAACGCCCCCGCGTGCGCCACGGCCCGGCACCAGGCCACGTCCTCCGGTTGCTCCGCGATACGTTTCGTCATGGTCTGCATCATGCCGACATTGGCGAATTGAGAGGCGAGCAACAGAAGGGCCATGTAATAGGCATACTGTCCGTAACCTTCGATGCCGAGCATGCGGGCGAGGGTCGGCAACACCAAGGCCGAGGTGGCCATTTTCACCACCGACCAACTGCCGATGGATAGGATACCTTTAGAAACCGCTTGCGCCGACATGAATCTTGTTTCCGATCGACCGCAGAGGCCTCAAAGGGGAGACGGGACGAACACCTGAACGATCAGGCCGCAAACCGCTCGTACTGTGTTTGATGAGCCGCCAGAGCCGTGGAAGTTTCGTACGTCTCCCGTACGTAGTCGTAGGCTGCACGGCCTTTCTCCAACGGCGACTCGGCCAACAGAGTGCGGATCGCGGACGCATAGTCATCGTCGTGCACCTGCTTCCCGAATCGGGAGGCAAACTGGTCCGGATCCACCCGGCTGATGATCGGACAGCCGTATGCCGCCGCTTCCAGAAAGGTTAACGGAAGCCCCTCTCGGACTGCGGTGCTGACAAAGATCCACGTGTCCGACAGAATCTTGTGCATCCGCTCCGGCTCACGAAAACGATTGATCAGCCCCGGCATCTCGAGATTGGGCACATCACGAAATTTCCTGCGCAATTGAGCGTCGAAACCGGATTCAGCCGAGGCACTCCCCTGCCCCACCGCCACAAACCGGTACTTCGGGAACTGCGCGGCCAATTCCAGGAACAGCCAGGGCCGTTTGCGCTTGTCCCACCGCGCCACAAAAGTAATGGTGGGGCGCGCACTTTTTGTGGGCAGTGTGGCGGGAACATCGATGAGATTGGGCAGCAGCGTCGGCAAGACCGATAGACCATAGAGGCGCTTGACCTTCTCCTTCAGGAAATGGGCCGGACAGAACACCGCGTCAGCCCGACGCACAGCCCGCCTGACCAACAACCCGGATTCGGTCAGGTAGTTGAGGGGAGTCAAGAGGCGACGCATCGGGGTGGCATACAGGAATTCAACCCACCAGTCGCTCATTTCGCGCGGATCGCGGCTCGTTACCAGGTGAGCGCGTCGTGGGTGGAAACGTTGCGCCAGATAGGTCAGGACGGTTGGGTCCTGCGAATGAAAAATATCGGCGGTGGATTCCCGAATCAGGCGGCAGGCCGCCACGACGTTTCGTGGTGAAAAACTCCGGATCTCCACCCCGCCGATCGTTTCACTCGGCTGTTGTCCCTGTCGCCCGGGAACAATGACGCTGACCCGGTGGCCAGAGCGCACAAGACTCTCGGCCAATTTCCGGGACATGCTCCCGAATCCGCCGTAGATCCCCCAGTCGAAGTACTGGCTCGTCAGAATGCAGATATGCGGCCGCGCGCTCATGCCCGTGGCTCCCTCTGCCACCCGCCATCGGTGTCCGCAGTGGAGCGACCGACCACCGGCCTGGCTGCCGGCGCGGGTGCCATCACGCTCGCGCACAATTCGAGATACCTGGTCGCGAGCGCGGGCCACCCAAATTGGAGCACCCGCCGGCGATTCTCCGCACCCATCCGTCGTCGCAGGTCATCGGCCTGCAGCAACTCCCTCATGGCGCGCACCAGCGCCGGCACATCGGCCCAGGGGACAATCTCGCCGTTCTTCCCCTTCGTCACCAACTCCGCGGTTCCTCCCGTGTCGGTCACAATGACCGGCAACCCGGACGCCATCGCCTCCAACAACGCAATCGACATGCCCTCCTGCTCGGACGGCAACACAAACACATCTGCCTCTTGGTACACAGCCGGCATCCGGTCCCGCCCAACGAATCCCTTGAAAATCACAGAGTCCGCCACTTGGAGGCGGTCCGCCGACTCCCGTAACACGGTCTCGGCATCGCCGGTACCCACGAATAGCAGCTGTAGCGGCTGCTCACAGGTGGCCCGCAATTGCGCAAATGCTTTCAGCAGATGATGTTGCCCCTTGCGCTCGATCAAGCGCGCGACACAGACAATCGTGAATGGCCGATTGGATTCCAGATGGATGGGAGTGAACAGAGTGGTATCGACGCCATTGGGAATCGTTACCAGCGGCAGACCCGGCAGCGTGCGATGCGCCAAGGCTTCCTGCTCCCCACTGATAGCCGTCACG
The Nitrospira sp. DNA segment above includes these coding regions:
- a CDS encoding glycosyltransferase family 4 protein; this translates as MSARPHICILTSQYFDWGIYGGFGSMSRKLAESLVRSGHRVSVIVPGRQGQQPSETIGGVEIRSFSPRNVVAACRLIRESTADIFHSQDPTVLTYLAQRFHPRRAHLVTSRDPREMSDWWVEFLYATPMRRLLTPLNYLTESGLLVRRAVRRADAVFCPAHFLKEKVKRLYGLSVLPTLLPNLIDVPATLPTKSARPTITFVARWDKRKRPWLFLELAAQFPKYRFVAVGQGSASAESGFDAQLRRKFRDVPNLEMPGLINRFREPERMHKILSDTWIFVSTAVREGLPLTFLEAAAYGCPIISRVDPDQFASRFGKQVHDDDYASAIRTLLAESPLEKGRAAYDYVRETYETSTALAAHQTQYERFAA
- a CDS encoding glycosyltransferase family 4 protein, coding for MFDNEFPPLGGGTGVVNYHLLQEMASHRDVVVDLVTSSRTKARYESERFAERITIYKVPVDNRNIHHATNRELLRYSWRGLRMAQRLLRAHRYDVSFAFAGVPAGAISCLLRLTHGLPYVLSLQGPDVPGFEARYAYLYPVLTPLIKRIWRHAGAVTAISGEQEALAHRTLPGLPLVTIPNGVDTTLFTPIHLESNRPFTIVCVARLIERKGQHHLLKAFAQLRATCEQPLQLLFVGTGDAETVLRESADRLQVADSVIFKGFVGRDRMPAVYQEADVFVLPSEQEGMSIALLEAMASGLPVIVTDTGGTAELVTKGKNGEIVPWADVPALVRAMRELLQADDLRRRMGAENRRRVLQFGWPALATRYLELCASVMAPAPAARPVVGRSTADTDGGWQREPRA